The genomic interval ATCCGCTTACCGGGCAGCTCAAGGCCGGCGCGGACGTCCGGGTCCTGACCGAGCCCGAAGCGCAGGCGCTGGGCCAGGCCCTGGCTGGACAGGCCCTGACCGTCGCGAGCGCAGAGGAAAAACCGTTCACCCAACGGCCGTACCCGCCGTTCATCACGTCCACGCTGCAGCAGGAAGGCAGCCGCAAGCTGGGCTTCGCGGCCACCCGCACGATGCGCGCCGCGCAGAAACTGTATGAGCAGGGGTACATCACCTACATGCGTACGGACAGCACCAACCTGAGCACGGAGGCCGTGACGGCCGCCCGCACCCAGGTCACGCAGATGTACGGCCCCAGCTACCTCTCGCCGCAACCCCGCGTCTACGCCAAGAAAGCGAAGAACGCCCAGGAAGCGCACGAGGCGATCCGCCCGGCCGGCAGCAGTTTCCGCACGCCCGACAGCCTGCGCGGCGAACTGGGCGGCGACGAGTGGCGCCTGTACGACCTGATCTGGAAGCGCACGGTCGCCTGCCAGATGGCCGACGCGCGCGGCCGCAGCCTGCGCGTCCGCCTGACCGGACGCGCGGCCAGCGGGGAGGAGGTCGGCCTGAACGCCTCGGGCCGCACCATTGACTTCCCCGGCTTCCTGCGGGCCTACGTGGAAGGCAGCGATGACCCCAGTGCCGCGCTGGAAGACCGCGAAACGCCGCTGCCGCCCCTGCGCGAAGGCGAGCGGGTCACGGCCGACAGCGTGAAGCCGGAAGGGCATGAGACGCAGCCTCCCGCGCGCTACACGGAGGCGTCCCTGGTGCAGGCACTGGAAGCGGCCGGAATCGGGCGGCCCAGTACGTACGCCAGCATCCTCGGCACCATCCAGGACCGCGGGTACGCCACGAAAAAAGGGCAGGCGCTCGTTCCGTCCTGGACGGCGTTCGCCACCTCCGCCCTGCTGGAACACCACTTCGCCTCGCTGGTGGATTACGACTTCACCGCCAAAATGGAAGAGGACCTGGACGATATCGCCGGCGGCCGCGCGCAGCGCGTCCCGTACCTGCGCCGCTTCTACCTCGGCGACCATGGGGAGGGCATGGCCCTGCGGCCCCTGATCGACTCGAAGATGGGCGAGATCGATGCGCGCGGCATCGCCACGATCCGCGTGCCGAAACTCCAGGACTCCGGCATCGAGGTGCGCGTGGGCCGCTACGGTCCCTACATGGAACGCGGCGAGCAGAAAGCGAACCTCCCCGAAGACCTCGCGCCGGATGAACTGACGGCCGAGAAGGCCGAGGAACTGCTCGCCCGCCCGACCGGGGACCGCCCCCTGGGCACCGACCCGGACAGTGGGCACCCGGTCGTGGCGCGCGCCGGCCGGTACGGGCCGTACGTGACGCTCGGGGACACCAACCCTCCGGTCCGGTCGGCCAGCCTGTTCCCCAGCGACGACCTGAACGCCCTGACCCTGGAACGCGCCCTGAAGCTCCTGAGTCTCCCGCGCCTCGTGGGGGTCAGCGGGGAGGAGGAGGTCTGGGCCTTCAACGGGAAGTACGGCCCGTACCTCAAGCGCGGCAGTGACAGCCGCTCCCTGAGCACCCACGAGGACCTGTTTGCCGTTGGGATGCAGGAGGCCGAGGCGCTGTTCAACCAGCCGCGCTTCGGCCGGGGCCGCGGGGCCGCGGCGGCGCCCCTGCGCACCTTTGAATTCGAAGGGCGCGCGCCCATTTTCCTGAAGTCCGGCCGGTTCGGGCCCTACCTGACCGACGGGGAACGCAACGCCACGCTCCGCAAAGGTGAGGAGGAAGCCACCCTCAGTGCTGAACGGGCCCTGGAGATCCTGGAGGAGCGCGGCAAGGAACCCCAGAAGAAAGCCGGCAAGACCCCCCGCAAGGCGGCCCCCACCAGACAACCCGCCGCGAAGAAGGCACCCAGTAAAAAGGCGGCCGTGAAAGCGCCGGCGGGCCGGTCCGGCAAAGGACCGGCAAAGGTCACCCCGGCCAAGGCGGCCCCCAAGGCGAGCTTCACCTGGACCGACCTCAAACCGCACCTGGGCGTCCTGAGTGCGCAGGAACAGCAACTGGTCACTGCCACCCGGGAGGGCGGCCGCAAGGTGGAAGACGTCGCGCCGGAACTCGGCCTGGACGTGAAGAAAGCCAAGGGAATGGCGCTGCAGGCCAGCAAGAAACTCAACCAGGCCGCGCGCGGGGAGTAAGGCGCCCTTGCCGCCCCGCACCCACCCGGAGACCCCGCAGGCGCTGCACCTCGCCCGGCTCGCGCAGGGCAGCGCCGGGGAGTGGGTGCGTCTCCCCGGCGGCAACGTCCGCGTGGTTCACCTGCACGGCACCCTGACCGGCCCGGCCGAGACGGGCTGGCTGGTGTGCCTGAGTGGCGAGGCGATCGTGGACCTTCCGCTGAACAACTTTGTGCGCCTGCGCCCCGCCGAGGGCTACCGCGTGCGGGCCGACGAGCCCTGGACCGCGTTCGGCACGAAGGACGGCACGGTCCTGATGCTCACCCCGGACGGTTCACTGTAACGCCCTCGGAAAGGGCTCCCCACCACAGGGAGCCCTCCTCTCTGACCCAGGTCTACCCTTTGCGGCGGGCGGCCTTCGCGGCCTTCTGATCCGCTTTCTGCTTCTCGGCCAGTTCGCGTCCCATGTCCTCCATCAGCTGGGCGCCCTGGGCGTCCACGGTGCGCTGAAGCTCCAGCAGGGTGGTGGCCACCATGTTGTGCAGGATCCGCTCCACCGGCACCCTGACCCACTTGAAGCGGACCTTGCCGTTCACGGTGAGGGTCACCTCCGTGCCGCCGGGCATGGGTTTGAACACCCAGCCCTGCGTGAGCTTCTCCAGCGGCCCCACGTGCCGCACGCTCTCCCAGCCGCCGCGCTGGGGCGCCTGCAGCTGTCCGTACCGCGCGGAGAAACTCAGACCCAGGAGCCGCCTGGCAAACTTAAAGCGCACCAGGGCGTTGTTCGTCAGGCGGCCACCCTCGCCCTCGTACTCGGCCTTCACGAGGTTCGGGTCCCACTTCACGCGTCGCCTGGGTTCCAGCGCCAGGCGGTAGAGCACGTCCGGACGGGACCTGACCACGATGGTCTGCTTGATATGAATGGACTCCGACATGGTGAGGGCCACTGTAGCGCGCCGGGGCGGTGCCTCGCGTCCCGCCGGGCCCTCAGGGCCCTCAGCGGCCTGTCCTGAGGGACTCAGTCGAGGTAATCGCGCGCCCGCAGGTGCGCCGCGCGCAGGTTGAACCGCTCGGCGGCTCCCACCCCGGCCAGCCGGCCCAGATCGACGCGGGCAGCCCGGTACTGCTCGGCCGACCACTGCCACCCGTAGAACGCGTGGTAGTAGGCCATCACTTCGGCCGCAACGTCGAGCGTGTCCGTGGTGTTCACGAACACTTCCGGGTACGGACTGGCCGGCGCGTAATACTGGTAGAACCGCACGGGCTCCCGCCAGGCGTCCAGGCGCCGCACGTCCTCGCCGCTTTCGATGGCCGTGTCGCCGCTGAGGTCCGGGGCGGGCGGCATGGCCACCTCGTCGCCCTGCTCGTTGATGATTTTCGGAATGCGCGCCAGGGTCACCGCATCAAACGCGATCTTGGCGGTCATGCGGTGATCCGGGTGGGGATGATCGTCACTCCAGGTGATCACGGCGTTCGGGCGGAACCGGGCGTACAGCCGCGCCAGTTGCAGCGCCTCGTCGCGCCCGCCGGTCATGCGGCTGTCACCCATGTCGAAGAAGTGATGCTGCGCGCCGATTCTGCGGGCCACCCAGGCGCCGTGCTCGCGGCGCACCCGGGTGACCTCCTCGTGGCTCTTGTCGCCAAACTGGCTCGCCAGTTCACCCAGGGTCGTCCAGACCAGCATGACCTCATCACCGCGCGCGGCGTGCGCCGCGAGCGTCCCGATGCACCCGATCTCATCGTCAGGGTGCGCAAATACCGCCATGACTCGCATGCGGCCCAGCATAGCCTGCCCTCCGGCGGGACGCTTACTTCAGGAAACGAATCGTGAGCGGGTAGCGGTACGTTTCACCGGCACTGACCCGCACCACGGCCACGATCATGAAAATGAACGGCACCAGACCGAGAAGCAGCATCACCGGCAGGAAGAACAGGAAGAATGACGCGAAGGAGCCCAGGAACGCAAACGCCCCCACGTCGGGTGCGCCGGCCGCCGCCCCGACCGCGCCGCCCAGCAGCCCCAGGCTGAACAGCACGAACGCCACGACGCCCACGATCAGCCCGTACAGCCAGAAACTCAGCTGGAAGTTCAGGGCTTCCTTTCCCTGGTCATCCAGGGCGCGGCTGCGGTCCCGGAAGGCCAGCCACGCCACGAGCGGGCCGAGGAGGTTGCCCAGCGTCGGAATCAGAAAGCCCGCCAGCGGAGACAGGTGCGTGATGATTGCGGACGTACGGTCCGGCTCGGGAATGGTCAGGGGCGGGCGGATCATGCTTGACAGTACGGCCCGCCCCTCCCTACAGTTCCCGGGATATGGCACGACGTGTGATTGCAGCGTTCACGCCCGGGGCAGGCCCAGGGGCGCGGCGCTCACGTTCCCGGCGCGCCCCCCTGAGCCCGGTGGCCGCCGGGAGGCGCCCGTGAGCCGCCCGCACCGTCCTCAGAGCGCCGCGCAGAAGGCGCAGGCGGCGGCGCGCGACCGCCTGCCCATCAAGGCGGGCATCCAGCCGGACCTCCCGGTGACCGGGGAGAACGTGGAACTGTACAGCGACGGCGCCTGCGACACGCAGGCCGGGCACGGCGGCTGGGCGACCATCCTGAATTACAAAGGTCAGGAACTGGTTCTCAGCGGCAACGAGGAGAACACCACCAACAACCGCATGGAACTGCGCGGCCTGCTCGAGGGTCTGCGGGTCCTCAAGCGGCCCTGCCAGGTCCGGGTCGTGACGGACAGCCAGTACCTGCGCAAAGCCTTCACGGACGGCTGGATCCTGAAGTGGCAGCGCAACGGCTGGAAAACGGCCGGCGGAGACCCCGTGAAGAACCAGGACCTGTGGGAGGACCTGATCACGCAGGCCAGAACGCACGCCCTGACGTTCGTGTGGGTCAAAGGACACGCCGGGCACGGCGAGAACGAACGCGTGGACGAACTCGCCGTGCAGGAACGCAAGAAACTCCAGCAGAAGTGAGGCGTGCCGGGAGTCCTGCAGCTCTGGCCGGAGCCTGTGGGTTCACGCGCCTGAGCGGGTGACGCGACAGACCTGAAAGCACTGGCCGAGGATGTGGACGCCCTGCTGGCCGCGTGCGGGCGCGAAGTGATCCGTGAACATGTGCCCCGTGCGACGGGAGAGACGCGTCGGCTGGCCCGGCAGTTCGGGGGATCGGAGACAGCCGCGGCGCAGGCGACGCTCCTGCACGACCTGGGGGGCGTGGTGCCGCGCAACCGGATGGTGCCGCTGTGCGAATCGCTGGGTGTGCGCGTCCTGCCTGAGGAACGCCAGGTGCCGCTCCTGCTGCACGCGCAACTGAGTGCCGTGCTGGCCCGGGAGCGCTACGGCGTCACGGACGGGACGGTCGTGCAGGCCATCCGGTGCCACACGACCCTGCACGTCAGCCCGACCGCTCTGGATCTGGTGGTGTTCCTGGCGGACAAGCTGGCGTGGGACCAGGGAGGCGTTCCGCCCTACCGCGCGGCGCTGCTGGACGCCCTGCGCGGCGGGCTGGCGGCAGGCGCGGCGTGGATGCTGCGCTGGATGGCGTCCCCGGAGGCGCGGCTTCTGATACCGCATCCGGATCTCCGGGCGGCCTGGGCGGCGTTCGGCATCAGCCCGCCGGGGTGATCAGCGGTCCAGCGTGAGCGTGCAGCGGTAACGGCGGCGTTCCCAGGGGCTGGGGATCTCATCGACATGGAAGCCGCTGCGGCGGTAGAAGTCAGCGGCAGTGTCGTCGGTGCTGGCGGTCAGGGCGTGCAGGTTCAGGGCCTGGAGCAGGCCGCGCAGGAGCGCGCGCGCGTACCCCTGCCCGGCGAGACCGGGGTGAGTGCCGATGTGCAGCACGGTGCCCACGCCGCCCTGCACGGTCAGTCCGGCGGCACTGACGGGCGTGCCGTTCACCACCCAGGTGTGCAGCTGCCACTCCGGGTCGGCGCGGTAACGGCGCAGGGCGGCCTGCACGCGGGCCGGGTCGGGGAACATGGCGCGGCTCAGCAGGGCGTCCGTTTCAGGCGTGGGCGTGTCGTGCAGGCGGAGCATAGGGTCAGGGTAGGGCAGGTCATCTGGCGCATGCGTGCCTGCCGGACGCCGCCTACGCTGGGGGAATGACGACCTCCCCCTCTCCCCTGTCCCCGCCGGACGGGTGGCGCACGTTTCTGTGGCTGTGGGGGTCTCAGGCCCTGAGTGTGATCGGGTCGGCCGTCGCGGGCTTTGCGTTCAACATCTACCTGACGCAGACGCGCTTT from Deinococcus taeanensis carries:
- a CDS encoding DUF4870 domain-containing protein yields the protein MIRPPLTIPEPDRTSAIITHLSPLAGFLIPTLGNLLGPLVAWLAFRDRSRALDDQGKEALNFQLSFWLYGLIVGVVAFVLFSLGLLGGAVGAAAGAPDVGAFAFLGSFASFFLFFLPVMLLLGLVPFIFMIVAVVRVSAGETYRYPLTIRFLK
- a CDS encoding GNAT family N-acetyltransferase; this encodes MLRLHDTPTPETDALLSRAMFPDPARVQAALRRYRADPEWQLHTWVVNGTPVSAAGLTVQGGVGTVLHIGTHPGLAGQGYARALLRGLLQALNLHALTASTDDTAADFYRRSGFHVDEIPSPWERRRYRCTLTLDR
- a CDS encoding HD domain-containing protein, which translates into the protein MDALLAACGREVIREHVPRATGETRRLARQFGGSETAAAQATLLHDLGGVVPRNRMVPLCESLGVRVLPEERQVPLLLHAQLSAVLARERYGVTDGTVVQAIRCHTTLHVSPTALDLVVFLADKLAWDQGGVPPYRAALLDALRGGLAAGAAWMLRWMASPEARLLIPHPDLRAAWAAFGISPPG
- the rnhA gene encoding ribonuclease HI, translated to MSRPHRPQSAAQKAQAAARDRLPIKAGIQPDLPVTGENVELYSDGACDTQAGHGGWATILNYKGQELVLSGNEENTTNNRMELRGLLEGLRVLKRPCQVRVVTDSQYLRKAFTDGWILKWQRNGWKTAGGDPVKNQDLWEDLITQARTHALTFVWVKGHAGHGENERVDELAVQERKKLQQK
- the topA gene encoding type I DNA topoisomerase, producing the protein MPRTPAHTLVIVESPAKARTIEKYLGKGYTVESSIGHIRDLPKSASDIPERFKGKAWARLGLDIENDFQPLYVVSPEKRQHVAKLRKMASEADEIILATDDDREGESIAWHLFQELKPKVPVRRMVFHEITKEAIQAAIAAPRQIDTNLVEAQEARRALDRLYGYEVSPVLWKKVAPKLSAGRVQSVATRMLVERERERMQFVSGSWWDLLVSAQTAAAQSFPARLTELNGQKLAAGRDFDPLTGQLKAGADVRVLTEPEAQALGQALAGQALTVASAEEKPFTQRPYPPFITSTLQQEGSRKLGFAATRTMRAAQKLYEQGYITYMRTDSTNLSTEAVTAARTQVTQMYGPSYLSPQPRVYAKKAKNAQEAHEAIRPAGSSFRTPDSLRGELGGDEWRLYDLIWKRTVACQMADARGRSLRVRLTGRAASGEEVGLNASGRTIDFPGFLRAYVEGSDDPSAALEDRETPLPPLREGERVTADSVKPEGHETQPPARYTEASLVQALEAAGIGRPSTYASILGTIQDRGYATKKGQALVPSWTAFATSALLEHHFASLVDYDFTAKMEEDLDDIAGGRAQRVPYLRRFYLGDHGEGMALRPLIDSKMGEIDARGIATIRVPKLQDSGIEVRVGRYGPYMERGEQKANLPEDLAPDELTAEKAEELLARPTGDRPLGTDPDSGHPVVARAGRYGPYVTLGDTNPPVRSASLFPSDDLNALTLERALKLLSLPRLVGVSGEEEVWAFNGKYGPYLKRGSDSRSLSTHEDLFAVGMQEAEALFNQPRFGRGRGAAAAPLRTFEFEGRAPIFLKSGRFGPYLTDGERNATLRKGEEEATLSAERALEILEERGKEPQKKAGKTPRKAAPTRQPAAKKAPSKKAAVKAPAGRSGKGPAKVTPAKAAPKASFTWTDLKPHLGVLSAQEQQLVTATREGGRKVEDVAPELGLDVKKAKGMALQASKKLNQAARGE
- a CDS encoding SRPBCC family protein → MSESIHIKQTIVVRSRPDVLYRLALEPRRRVKWDPNLVKAEYEGEGGRLTNNALVRFKFARRLLGLSFSARYGQLQAPQRGGWESVRHVGPLEKLTQGWVFKPMPGGTEVTLTVNGKVRFKWVRVPVERILHNMVATTLLELQRTVDAQGAQLMEDMGRELAEKQKADQKAAKAARRKG
- a CDS encoding PIG-L deacetylase family protein, producing the protein MRVMAVFAHPDDEIGCIGTLAAHAARGDEVMLVWTTLGELASQFGDKSHEEVTRVRREHGAWVARRIGAQHHFFDMGDSRMTGGRDEALQLARLYARFRPNAVITWSDDHPHPDHRMTAKIAFDAVTLARIPKIINEQGDEVAMPPAPDLSGDTAIESGEDVRRLDAWREPVRFYQYYAPASPYPEVFVNTTDTLDVAAEVMAYYHAFYGWQWSAEQYRAARVDLGRLAGVGAAERFNLRAAHLRARDYLD